Below is a genomic region from Mycolicibacter hiberniae.
CCACAGCGGCTTGGCCAGCCGGTCGGGCGGCAACGCCCGCAGACACGACGCGATCTGCTCGTCGGGATAGTCATGGCCCCGGCCGTGCTCGCCGCAGCCCAGGGATTCGGTGTACTCCCGGCTGATCTGCTGCGCCTGCGCCACCTCGACCTGAGCCTGACAGGGCCCACTCTGGATGATCGCCGCCCGGAACAGCCCGGCCGATTCCGGCGCGGCCAGGTGGTCGCAGACCGACATACCGCCGGCGGACTCACCGGCAATGGTCACCTTGTCCGGATCGCCGCCGAACGCATCGATGTTGTCGCGCACCCAGCGCAGCGCCGCCTGCTGATCCGCCAGGCCGTAGTTGCCCGGGTCCCCCAGTGCCGGGTCGGCCAGGAAGCCGAGGGCGCCCAACCGGTAGTTGACGGTGACGACCACGATGCGGCCCCGGACCGCGAGGCGTTGCGCGTGATAGATGTCGCCGGCGCCCCGCATGAAGCTGCCGCCGTGAATCCAGACCATGACCGGCAGCGGCTCGGCCGCCGAACCGGTCGGCGTCCACACGTTCAGCGTCAGACAGTCCTCGCTGGTCGGGTCCGCGTCGCCGGCGTCCGGCTGGATGCACCACGGTCCGCGCCGCACCGCCTCGCGCACCCCCGGCCAGGCGGGCATCGGCGCCGGCGGCTGCCATCGCAGCGGACCGACCGGCGGCGCGGCGTACGGGACTCCTTGGAACAGACGGTGATCCGGACCGACGCTTCCTCTCAGCAGACCGGAGCCGGTTCGCACCACGTCGGCGTTGAGCGCGACAGCACGAGGGCCCACGCCGGGCTGGGACGCCGCACCGTCAGAACTCGCGCACCCGGCAGCCAGCACCGCGGTGAGCGCCAGCACCAGGACGCCGGCCCGCGCCACCCGGCGACACGATCGGATCGACATGACCGAAGAGCCTAATCGGCCGGATCGGCGCAAAGCGGGTACACGACGGGCGACTATGCCCGACACTGGTGCGGACCTGACACCTGTCAAGAATTGTGGACGAGGAGCCGGACTTGAGCACACCGACAGTTGACCAGGCGGCCCAGGTATTCGCCGACCCCAGCGCCTACGCCGACGACACTCGGCTGCATGCCGCGCTGACACACCTGCGCGCCCACGCACCGGTGTGCCTGGTCGACCGGCGGCCCTACCGCCCGTTCTGGGCGATCACCCGGCACGCCGACATCATGGAGATCGAACGCGACAACGCGCTGTGGATCAACGAACCGCGGCCGGTGCTGGTGCCCGCCGAGTCCGACGACCTGCAGCGCTCCCTGCTGGAGTCCGGCATGGGTCTGCGCACGCTGATCCACATGGACGACCCGCTGCACCAGAAGATGCGTTCCATCGTCTCGGAGTGGTTCCGCCCCAAGGCAATGCGCAATCTCAGGGCCCGTATCGACGAACTCGCGCACCGCTACGTCGAGAAGATGGTCCAGCTGGGGGGCGAGTGCGACTTCGTCCAGGAGGTCGCGGTCAACTACCCACTGTTCGTGATCCTGTCACTGCTCGGCCTGCCCGAATCGGACTTTCCCCGCATGCTGCGCCTGACCCAGGAGCTGTTCGGCGGTGACGATGAGGAGTACCGCCGCGGCTTGACTCCCGAGGAGCAGCTGCCGGTGCTGCTCGACTTCTTCGCCTACTTCGGGGCGCTGACCGCCGAGCGGCGAGCCCGCCCGACCGAGGACCTGGCCTCCACGATCGCCAACGCGACCATCGACGGGGCGCCGCTGTCCGATGTGGACACCGCCTCCTACTACGTCATCATCGCCACCGCCGGCCACGACACCACCAGCGCGGCGATCAGCGGCGGCATGCAGGCACTGATCGAGCATCCCGAGCAGCGCGAGCGCCTCCGCGCCGACATGAACCTCATGCCGACCGCGGTCGAGGAGATCATTCGCTGGGTGACGCCGGTCAAGGAGTTCATGCGCACCGCGACCGCCGACACGCAGGTGCGCGGCGTGCCGATCGCCAAAGGAGAATCGGTCTACCTGTCCTACGTCTCGGCCAACCGTGACGAGGACGTGTTCGCCGACCCGTTCGTCTTCGACGTCGGACGCGACCCGAACAAGCATCTGGCGTTCGGGCACGGCGTGCACTTCTGCGTGGGTTCCGCCTTGGCGCGCATGGAGATCAGCAGCTTCTTCAGCGCCCTGCTGCCCCGCCTGGAATCCGCCGAACTGGCCGGCGATCCGCAGCTGGTGTCGACGACGTTCGTCGGCGGGCTCAAGCACCTGCCGATCCGCTATCGCATCCGGCCCTGACCGCACAGCAGCGCAGCCGCCCGTTGAGCCAGCATCGCGATCGTCGCGTGCGGCCCGCGACTGGGGATCGTGGGCAGCGCCGATCCGTCGATAACCCATAGCCCGGCGATCCCCCGCACCCTGCACTGCGCGTCGAGCACCGCGGCCCGGTCGGCATCGTTGCCCATGGGCGCGCTGCCGCACAGGTGTTGCGAAGTCGACCAACGCGGCTCGGTGCCAGAGGTTGTGGTGCCCAGGACAGCCCCGAGCAACTCCACCCCGCGGCGCAGCTCGGCAAGGTCTTGCGGCTCGGTGTCATAGCGGTGCTCGATGCGCGGGGCGACCTGCGGATCCGCCGACACCAGACTGATCCGGCCGCGGGCGCGCGGGGTCATCAGCGCAACGCCGATCTGCGGCGGATCGACGGCGGCGGCCTCACCGACCATGGTCGCGAAACCCGTGGTGTAGGGCCGGATTTCCAGGCCTTCATGGTGCAGTACGGCCTCGAGCACCGGGCGGCCCGGCGTGGCCGGCCACTCGGCTGAGACCAGCCACTCCGGGTGGTCCGCGCAGTGCGCACCCACCGGAAGTGCGGATCTGACGGCAACCCCGGCGGCACGCAGCATCGCTTCCTCACCCACCCCGGACAGCATCAGCAGGTGCGCTGTGCCGATCGCTCCGGCGCACAGCACGATTCGATCCGCCGTCAGCCGCACCGGCCCCTGCTCCCCGATCGCCTCCACCGCCACGGCCCGGTCGCCCTCGATATCGACGCGCACCGCGCGGGTCTTCGTCAGGACGGTCAGGTTGGACCGGGACAGGGCCGGCCGCAGGTACGCCTGGCCCGGGCCGGTGCGCACACCTTCGACGATGTTGAGCGGGACGGCGCCGACTCCCGGTCCCGTCGCCATCGTCGCGTCGTTGAGATCGTCGATCCAGCCGAAGCCCGCCCGCGTCACCGATTCGATGAATCGATTTGTGCCAGCGCACATGTCGCGAGTGCGCCGGACCGGAATCGGCCCGGAGTCACCGTGCGCCGGGCCGTGGAAGTCCAGGTCGGTCTCAACCGCCCGAAACGCCTCCAACACCTCCGGCCAGGACCAGCCGGCGGGAAAACCGGCGAAGTCCGCGGGCAGTCCGCGGCAGAAGTAGCCGCCGTTGACCGCACCGGAGCCTCCAAGCGTGGCACCGCGCACGATGGCCGCCGCGTGGTCGCCGGTCAACTCGGCGCGGTAACGGCGCACCAGCGGGCTCGCAGCGCCGATCGGCAACCGTGCGGCATCGACGGTCTGCGCCGCCAGAACCGGGTCGTCTAGCCCGGCTCCCGACTCCACGAGGGTCACCGAGCATGCCGGATCCGCCGAGAGCAGTGCTGCGACAATGGATCCGGCGCTGCCCGCTCCCACCACCAGGGCGTCGCCGTGCACCACCGGAACCGTCAAGCCTCTAACCCCGGATCTGCGGCTTGAGTGCGGCACCGTTGCGCTCCCGCACCACACCGCCCCACAGGCCGGCGCCGTAGGCGAGGTCGTCGAGCCGTTTGAGCAGCAGGTAGCCGAGCAGCCCCAGCGGCCGTGTGTCGTCCTCGCAGCGCGCGTGGCGCAGCCAATCCACCACTCCGTCGGCAACCGCCGCCACCACCAGCGCCCTGCGGCACCGCTGAGACACCAGAGCGGCCAGCAGTGCTAGCGGCCAGTAGTGCCGACACAGGGCTGAAGCGATCTGCAGCCCGGCACCGGCCAGTCCGCGCAATGTCACGATCAGCACATCGGCCGGCGCGGTGTCGGGGCCGCGCATGGACTTGGCGACCTTGCGTCCGGCCAGCGCAGCGATCGCCAACGCGACCAGGTACCCCGCCGTCGAGCCGAGCGCCATCAGCACCCAGCCCGCCAGGGCCCATCCGGAGATCACCATGGGCGCGGTCTTGTCTGGATGCCGCGCCGACAGCGGAGCCGCCGAGCTTCCGTAGAATGCCTTGCGCGACAACCACTCCTGTATGTCGACCCGGTGGTCGTGGGCGACCTGCGCGATCGGCTCATAACGCAGCCGGCTGCCCGAGTCCACCAGGCGCCAGCACAGGTCGACGTCTTCGCCGGACCGCAGCGCCTCGTCGAAGCCACCCAAGGCACGCAACGCCGCAACACGGCAGATGATGGCCGCACTGGGGACGTAGGCGACCCTGCTGCAGGGCACCACCGGAGCCTCACAACCACCCAGATCCAGGGACGACCGGATGCCCTCGTAGCGCGCGAGCAGATTTCCGCTGTCGGCCATCGCGACGATACGCGGAGCCACCAGGGCCACGGCGGGGTCGCAGAAGTGGCCCAGCAGCGCCTCCAGCCAGCCCCGCCGCGGCACCACGTCTGAGTCGAGAAAGGCAACGAAATCCGTGGTGCAGACGCTCAGGCCGGTGTTGCGCGCCGCGGCCGGACCCCGATTCTCCGGGTGTCGCATTACCTCCAGCGTGCAGTTGTGCGCGGCCGCCAGGTCTTCTCGGCAAACCGGAACTTGCGACCCGTCATCCACCACCACGACGCGCAACCCGCGCAGCGCCGCCACCAGGCGCTGTAGACCGATTATGTTGTCCCGAACCGGAATTACTACCGTGACGTCGCGATACGATGGACCGCCGACCGGCCGCGGGTGGGCAACCGTGGCATCGAGCAGGGTCCGGGCCAGCTGAGCGCTGACGGCGTCGCGTACTTCGAGGCGGCCGTCGGACAGCATTCCCCGGGCGGCGGGCGCCAGCCTGAGCAGCCGGGTCGGCGAGCCGCCCAACAGCGTGGACCCGCGGCCCAGCACGCGCACTTTCCGGTCGACCTGCACGGCGAAGCCGTCCGGGAGACGATCCACGGTCATCGCAGCATCCCGTCCGGCCCGGGAGCCCAGCTCGTGATGGCGGCCAGCGCCGCGTCGGCCATCTCACCGAAGAACCGCCGCCCCTCGGCGGCGGTGGCGGTGGTCGGGTCACCCAGCACCCCGACGGCGCTCACTGCGGCGACACCGCCGGCACGCATGGCGGGCAACAGCTGCGCCAAGGGCGCCGTGTTTCCTGACTGCGCGCGATCCAGCCGGACACTCTCCGGTGAAAGATGCAGCAACAGAGATGTTTCGGTGTGCCCGGCATGGGCGTCAGCGCCCGCCACGGCACACGGGACCCAGGCCACGTCGCGCGCTTCGGAGCGCAGCAGGCGCACCGCTTGGGCCATCGCGGACGTATTGCCGCCGTGGCCGTTGACGAAGACCACCCGCTGAGCCCAGCAGCACGCCGACCGGCCGTACTCGACCAACAGCCGGGTCAGTGTTTCGGTGCCGATCGAGATGGTTCCGGCAAAACTCTGGTGCTCACCACTGGCGCCGTAGGCGACGGCCGGCGCCACCGCCCAGGCGCCCCGGCGGGCCGCCAGCTCACCGGCCAGCGCCTGGGCGATTCGGGTGTCAGTGTCCAGCGGCAGGTGCGGCCCGTGCTGTTCGGTCGATCCGACCGGAACCAGCAGCGTCGCGCCTGAGCCCGGCAGCTGGCGCTCTAGCAGGTTCTGCAGCTCGTTCCACGTAGAACTTCCGAGCTCGCGGCCAACCACCATCGCACGATGGTAAGCGAATTCACCTGTCGTACACCAGTTGTTGAAAAGTACGACTGGCGTAAATTTTTCTTCCGGGCACGCGATCCGGCCGCGCCTGATCACGTTCGTCCCGTTGGCCACGGGCGTATCAGCTGCCGGGGCTGATTTCGCAGGTGGACGACCCGGGCGGACTACCCGGCCTGAGCGGCCGGCACGCCGAGCGCACGGGCGAAACCAGCCGGAATCAGGATGTCCTCCGGCGACAGGTCGTGCACCGAGGCCCGGCCGAGCCCCATCAGGGCCGAGTCGATACCGCCCCGCAGGATGTCCAGGACGTTCTCCACACCCGGCTGCCCGGCGGCGGCCAGACCCCACAGGTAGGCCCGGCCGATCATCACCGCACGCGCGCCCAGCGCGACCGCCTTGACAACGTCGCTGCCCCGCCGGATACCGCCGTCGAGCAGCACCTCGATCTGGTCGCCGACCGCCTGGGCGATGGCCGGCAGGGCCCGGATCGCCGCAGGAGTGCCGTCCAGGTTGTTGCCACCGTGGTTGGAGACCGAGATCGCCGAAACACCGGCATCTACAGCACGTTTGGCGTCGTCGACGCGCATCACGCCCTTGAGCATGAACGGCCCGCCCCACAGTTCGCGAACCCAGGCGATATCTTCCCAGGTGGGCGGCGGTGTACCCATCCATTCTCCATAGGCCTGAAAGAACGGCGGCCCGGACTCGCCGGGGCGTGCCTGGTTGGGCACCCGCAGAGTCGGAGGACGCAGGGTCTTGGCCCACCGCAGGAACCAGCCCGGCCTCGCGAGGGCCTCCGGCATCATCGTGATCATGGTCTTGAGATCCATCTTCTCGGGGATGGTGGGACTGCCCCAGTCCCGCCCGTGCGAGAAGCTCCAGTCGGTGGTGGCGATCAGACCGAGCGCCCCGGCCGCCCGAGCGCGCTCCACCCGCTCGGCGATGGCATCGCGTCCCCCAAGCCAGTAGATCTGGAAGAAGGTCTTGGGATTGGCGGCGATCACCTCTTCCATCGGCTTGCTGGCGAACGACGACAGACCCATCGCGGTGCCGCGGGCCGCCGCGGCTCGGGCGACAGCTACCTCGCCGTCCGGGTCGATCGCCTGAACTCCGGTAGGCGAAATCATGACCGGCATTGAGATCTCTTGGCCCATAACGGTGGTCGACAGTTCGCGACTGGCCGGTGCGCCCACCACATGGGGAGCGAAACCCAGCTCGCTGAACGCCGCGACGTTGTCGCTGACCGTCAGACCTTTTTCGCTGGCCGAGATCAGCGAGGAGTATGCGGACTTGGGAAGCCGCTTTTTGGCTCTCTCCTGGGCGACTGCCACAGTTTCGAACCAGAGATTACGAGCCATGTTCAGATCGGACTTTCGTTGCAGAGGCGGGCCGGCGGGCGCATGGACAGCGTCAGCGGTACCACAGACGTGATCGGCTTACCGCGGGAGTGGTCCGCGGCGGGACGGGGCTTGGTGCGTTCGGCGGCCAGGGCGGGCGCGCCGTAGCCCTGCACACATTCGGGATCGGGGCCATCGAGCGGCAAGCCGGTGAAGAACTTGGCGGCCATGCACCCGCCCCGGCAGCTGTCGTAGTGCTCGCAACCACCGCACGCACCCGCGGACTGCGGTTCCCGCAGCTCGCGAAACAGCGGAGCATTCTTCCAGACGTTGCCGAAGCCGTTGTCGGCCAACACATTTCCGGCCAGAAAGCGGTCATGAATGGCGAACGGACATGCGTAGACATCCCCGACGGGGTCGATGAGGCAGACCACCCGGCCGGCGCCGCACATGTTCAGCCCGGCAAGCGCACCGGGGGCCCCGAGCCCCGACAGGTGAAAGAAAGAGTCGCCGGTCAGCACGCGCTCCCCATTGGCGACCAGCCAGTCGTAGAGCGCCACCTGCTGTTCGGCGGTCGGGTGCAGCTCGTCCCACACGTCGGCTCCCCGCCCGGACGGCCGGAGCCGAGTGATGCGCAGGGTGGCCCCGTACCGGCTGGCCAATGCGGCGAAGTCGTCGAGCTGGTCGATGTTGTGGCGGGTCGCGACGACGGAGATCTTGGCGTCGGAGAAGCCGGCCGCAGCCAGGTTCTCCAGCGCGCGGATCGCCATGTCGAACGAGCCGGGCCCGCGGATGGGGTCGTTGACCTCCGCGGTCGCGCCGTCGAGGGAGATCTGGACGTCGACGTAGTCGCTGGCCGCCAGTTGGGCCGCCACCTCGGGCGTGATCCGCAGGCCGTTGGTGGAGAACTTCACGCCGACGTGATGCTCGGTGGCGTAGTCCACCAGCTCCCAGAAGTCTGCGCGCACAGTGGGTTCACCGCCGCCGATGTTGACGTAGAACACCTGCATGCGTTCCAGCTCATCGATGATGTCCTTGCATTGTTGCGTGGACAGCTCGCGGGGATCGCGCTTGCCCGACGAAGACAGGCAGTGCACACACGCCAGGTTGCAGGCGTAGGTCAGTTCCCACGTCAGGCAGATCGGAGCGTCCAGGCCACGCTCGAATTGTTCGATCAGCCGGGGCACCGGTGCCACGGACGTCATTGGCCCTCCCTGGGCATCAGCATCTTCGAGTCCGCCAGCACGCGCAGCGCATGCAGGTAGGGACCCTGGTCGGCGTCGTCGACTCCGGCTGCACGGCAGGCGGACCGGACATCGTCGTGGTCCGGCAGAGACCGCACCACCTCGACGATGGTGCGGTTCTTCAGAAACGACAACTTACGAGTGCCGAAGTGGTACAGCAGGGCACCAAACGGCTCCGGACGCAGCGCCACCTGCGGGTGGAGCTGCCAGCCGCGGTCGGGGTCGAACACTGTTGCCTCCGACTGCACGGCGACCTCCGGCATGGTCAGTAGACGCCGCACATGCCGTCGATGGACACCTCTTCGACCAGGGTCTCGGTGACGATCTCGGCGGCGGTGTCGTTCTGCAGGTTGCTGTCCATGACGCGAGCCTTTCTCCGGGGTTCGACAATGCACTGTCGTGTCGGTCACAATCTCGGGACAGAATATGGCATCGAGTGCCGTAAAGAAAGCGGGGCTGTCGGATGGGCGGTGCACTGGAGCCACACACCCGCGCCGGCCGGCGCCGGTCCACCACCCCGCACCACATCACCGACGTGGCGATCGACCTCTTCGCCGCGCGCGGTTTCGGCGAGGTCAGCGTGGACGACGTGGCGCACGCCGCGGGTATCGGCCGCCGCACGCTGTTCCGGTACTACGCCTCCAAGAGCGCCATCCCGTGGGGCGACTTCGACGCGCACCTGCAGCAACTGCGGGCCCTGCTGGACGCCATCGAGCCGGCGGCGCCGCTGGGCGATGCGCTGCGCGCGGCACTGCTGGCGTTCAACACCTTTGACGAGAGCGAGACGGCGCGGCACCGGCGGCGCATGCGCGTGATCCTGCAGACCGACGAACTGCAGGCGTACTCGATGACGATGTATGCCGGCTGGCGCGCGGTCATCGCGGAGTTCGTGGCCCGCCGGGCGGGCCTGCACCCAGACGACCTACGGCCGCAGACGGTGGCGTGGACCATGCTGGGCGTAGCACTGAGCGCCTACGAGCGCTGGCTGGGCGACGAGACGCTGGTCTTGCCGCAGGTGTTGGGCGACGCGTTCGACGCCATCCGCGGCGGCCTGGACTGATCCGGCCCCTGCCCGGTACCGGCCTCAGCCCACGGCGGTGCGGTACGCGGCGACGACGGGCTCCAGTTCGTCGGGCGTGGCGCCGTGCAGGATCACCGCGTCGGCCCCGTAATCGAACTCCCGGCGGATGCGCCCGGCGCAGCGGCTCGCCGGGCCGGTCGCCGCGGGCTCGAGCCATTCTGCGGGGATCAGCGTCGCGATGTGCTCGATCTGCTCGGCGGTGGCTTTGTGATCGATGCCGCCCGGAATCGACAGCACCACCGGATCGTCGCGGAAGCGCTGCAGCACGGCCGGATCCCAGTCGTTGGTGCGCACCATCAGGTCGCCGTAGCCCTGCAGGTAGGTCGCCAGGCGTGCGACGGTCTTGTGCAACCGCAGCTCTTCGGGCAGGTGATCGCCTACGGTGGCCAGACAGGACCAGACGCGAACCTGCGCCGGGTCGCGGCCGGCGCGCTCGGCGGCTTCTTTCACCGTCCGCACACTGCGCTGCAGTGTCTGCGGGCTGAAGTAGGTGTGCAAGATGACGTCGTCGAACAGCGCCCCGCCCAGCGCCAGCGTCTTCGGCCCGAACGCCACCAGTGCCAGGCGGATGTCTTCGCCGAAGTCCGGGTCCAGGAACAGCACCGGGTAGCGCCCGATCGGCCCGTCGTGGTTGATGATCGTCTCGCCGTTCCAGAGGCGGCGCATCACCTGCGCGAAGTCGGCCATCTGCGCGGTGGTGACGCTCGGTATGCCGAACGCGGCGTACATCGCGGCCACACCGCGCCCGATGCCCAGCGTGAACCGCCCCCCGGACAACCGGTGCATGGTGGTGGCCCACGACGCGGTGATCAGCGGGTGGCGGGTGTTGTGGTTGGTTGCCGCGGTGGCGATCTGGGTCCGCTCGGTGACCGCGCATGCGGCGCCGACCAGC
It encodes:
- a CDS encoding carboxylesterase/lipase family protein — its product is MSIRSCRRVARAGVLVLALTAVLAAGCASSDGAASQPGVGPRAVALNADVVRTGSGLLRGSVGPDHRLFQGVPYAAPPVGPLRWQPPAPMPAWPGVREAVRRGPWCIQPDAGDADPTSEDCLTLNVWTPTGSAAEPLPVMVWIHGGSFMRGAGDIYHAQRLAVRGRIVVVTVNYRLGALGFLADPALGDPGNYGLADQQAALRWVRDNIDAFGGDPDKVTIAGESAGGMSVCDHLAAPESAGLFRAAIIQSGPCQAQVEVAQAQQISREYTESLGCGEHGRGHDYPDEQIASCLRALPPDRLAKPLWYSRFGTDQLSGPVIGTKLLPKDPVRVFQESPHEGGPAGRPVLLGINRDEFTMFVALRYLRVGREITATEYPGELDDTFGPDHAAAVAQHYPPARYRGSVSLAYAAAATDDIFACLADRMAGGLAAGAPVYGYEFDDPHAPAPDLYDRVPFPVGATHSLEMRYLFDIGGAPPLDPAQRRLSDQMIEYWTGFVVTGAPIAVEQPDWPVVGPGPQRRWMSLRTDGSRVITDYAVEHQCDFWAGVRN
- a CDS encoding cytochrome P450, whose translation is MSTPTVDQAAQVFADPSAYADDTRLHAALTHLRAHAPVCLVDRRPYRPFWAITRHADIMEIERDNALWINEPRPVLVPAESDDLQRSLLESGMGLRTLIHMDDPLHQKMRSIVSEWFRPKAMRNLRARIDELAHRYVEKMVQLGGECDFVQEVAVNYPLFVILSLLGLPESDFPRMLRLTQELFGGDDEEYRRGLTPEEQLPVLLDFFAYFGALTAERRARPTEDLASTIANATIDGAPLSDVDTASYYVIIATAGHDTTSAAISGGMQALIEHPEQRERLRADMNLMPTAVEEIIRWVTPVKEFMRTATADTQVRGVPIAKGESVYLSYVSANRDEDVFADPFVFDVGRDPNKHLAFGHGVHFCVGSALARMEISSFFSALLPRLESAELAGDPQLVSTTFVGGLKHLPIRYRIRP
- the mftG gene encoding mycofactocin dehydrogenase MftG; translation: MTVPVVHGDALVVGAGSAGSIVAALLSADPACSVTLVESGAGLDDPVLAAQTVDAARLPIGAASPLVRRYRAELTGDHAAAIVRGATLGGSGAVNGGYFCRGLPADFAGFPAGWSWPEVLEAFRAVETDLDFHGPAHGDSGPIPVRRTRDMCAGTNRFIESVTRAGFGWIDDLNDATMATGPGVGAVPLNIVEGVRTGPGQAYLRPALSRSNLTVLTKTRAVRVDIEGDRAVAVEAIGEQGPVRLTADRIVLCAGAIGTAHLLMLSGVGEEAMLRAAGVAVRSALPVGAHCADHPEWLVSAEWPATPGRPVLEAVLHHEGLEIRPYTTGFATMVGEAAAVDPPQIGVALMTPRARGRISLVSADPQVAPRIEHRYDTEPQDLAELRRGVELLGAVLGTTTSGTEPRWSTSQHLCGSAPMGNDADRAAVLDAQCRVRGIAGLWVIDGSALPTIPSRGPHATIAMLAQRAAALLCGQGRMR
- the mftF gene encoding mycofactocin biosynthesis glycosyltransferase MftF (Members of this protein family, MftF, are glycosyltransferases, members of PF00535 (glycosyl transferase family 2). The encoding gene is found as part of the mycofactocin cassette, in Mycobacterium tuberculosis, many other Actinobacteria, and occasional members of other lineages. Mycofactocin itself, a putative redox carrier, is a heavily modified derivative of the C-terminal Val-Tyr dipeptide of the mycofactocin precursor MftA (TIGR03969).) translates to MTVDRLPDGFAVQVDRKVRVLGRGSTLLGGSPTRLLRLAPAARGMLSDGRLEVRDAVSAQLARTLLDATVAHPRPVGGPSYRDVTVVIPVRDNIIGLQRLVAALRGLRVVVVDDGSQVPVCREDLAAAHNCTLEVMRHPENRGPAAARNTGLSVCTTDFVAFLDSDVVPRRGWLEALLGHFCDPAVALVAPRIVAMADSGNLLARYEGIRSSLDLGGCEAPVVPCSRVAYVPSAAIICRVAALRALGGFDEALRSGEDVDLCWRLVDSGSRLRYEPIAQVAHDHRVDIQEWLSRKAFYGSSAAPLSARHPDKTAPMVISGWALAGWVLMALGSTAGYLVALAIAALAGRKVAKSMRGPDTAPADVLIVTLRGLAGAGLQIASALCRHYWPLALLAALVSQRCRRALVVAAVADGVVDWLRHARCEDDTRPLGLLGYLLLKRLDDLAYGAGLWGGVVRERNGAALKPQIRG
- the mftE gene encoding mycofactocin biosynthesis peptidyl-dipeptidase MftE, giving the protein MVVGRELGSSTWNELQNLLERQLPGSGATLLVPVGSTEQHGPHLPLDTDTRIAQALAGELAARRGAWAVAPAVAYGASGEHQSFAGTISIGTETLTRLLVEYGRSACCWAQRVVFVNGHGGNTSAMAQAVRLLRSEARDVAWVPCAVAGADAHAGHTETSLLLHLSPESVRLDRAQSGNTAPLAQLLPAMRAGGVAAVSAVGVLGDPTTATAAEGRRFFGEMADAALAAITSWAPGPDGMLR
- the mftD gene encoding pre-mycofactocin synthase MftD (MftD, an enzyme found in the mycofactocin biosynthesis locus, performs an oxidative deamination of 3-amino-5-[(p-hydroxyphenyl)methyl]-4,4-dimethyl-2-pyrrolidinone (AHDP). The resulting compound, now called pre-mycofactocin (PMFT), is a biologically active redox cofactor that can oxidize the non-exchangeable NADH of TIGR03971 family SDR-type oxidoreductases.), with the translated sequence MARNLWFETVAVAQERAKKRLPKSAYSSLISASEKGLTVSDNVAAFSELGFAPHVVGAPASRELSTTVMGQEISMPVMISPTGVQAIDPDGEVAVARAAAARGTAMGLSSFASKPMEEVIAANPKTFFQIYWLGGRDAIAERVERARAAGALGLIATTDWSFSHGRDWGSPTIPEKMDLKTMITMMPEALARPGWFLRWAKTLRPPTLRVPNQARPGESGPPFFQAYGEWMGTPPPTWEDIAWVRELWGGPFMLKGVMRVDDAKRAVDAGVSAISVSNHGGNNLDGTPAAIRALPAIAQAVGDQIEVLLDGGIRRGSDVVKAVALGARAVMIGRAYLWGLAAAGQPGVENVLDILRGGIDSALMGLGRASVHDLSPEDILIPAGFARALGVPAAQAG
- the mftC gene encoding mycofactocin radical SAM maturase (MftC is a radical SAM/SPASM enzyme that catalyzes the first two steps in biosynthesis of the electron carrier mycofactocin from the terminal Val-Tyr dipeptide of the precursor peptide MftA.), with the protein product MTSVAPVPRLIEQFERGLDAPICLTWELTYACNLACVHCLSSSGKRDPRELSTQQCKDIIDELERMQVFYVNIGGGEPTVRADFWELVDYATEHHVGVKFSTNGLRITPEVAAQLAASDYVDVQISLDGATAEVNDPIRGPGSFDMAIRALENLAAAGFSDAKISVVATRHNIDQLDDFAALASRYGATLRITRLRPSGRGADVWDELHPTAEQQVALYDWLVANGERVLTGDSFFHLSGLGAPGALAGLNMCGAGRVVCLIDPVGDVYACPFAIHDRFLAGNVLADNGFGNVWKNAPLFRELREPQSAGACGGCEHYDSCRGGCMAAKFFTGLPLDGPDPECVQGYGAPALAAERTKPRPAADHSRGKPITSVVPLTLSMRPPARLCNESPI
- the mftB gene encoding mycofactocin biosynthesis chaperone MftB (MftB, a small protein, is a peptide chaperone that assists the radical SAM enzyme MftC in performing two modifications to the C-terminal Val-Tyr dipeptide of the mycofactocin precursor peptide, MftA. MftB's role is analogous to the role of PqqD in the biosynthesis of PQQ, a cofactor that derives entirely from a Tyr and a Glu in the precursor PqqA.); translation: MPEVAVQSEATVFDPDRGWQLHPQVALRPEPFGALLYHFGTRKLSFLKNRTIVEVVRSLPDHDDVRSACRAAGVDDADQGPYLHALRVLADSKMLMPREGQ
- the mftA gene encoding mycofactocin precursor MftA (Mycofactocin is a small molecule electron carrier derived from the final two amino acids, Val-Tyr, of MftA, the mycofactocin precursor. It plays a role in redox homeostasis and the metabolism of alcohols and aldehydes in Actinobacteria, including Mycobacterium tuberculosis.), with protein sequence MDSNLQNDTAAEIVTETLVEEVSIDGMCGVY